The Tessaracoccus flavus genome includes the window CAAGAAGGCCGCCGGTCTCAAGAGCGGCTCCGCCAACCCCTTGAAGGACAAGGTCGGCAAGCTCACCAAGGACCAGGTCCGTGAGATCGCCACCACGAAGCTGCCCGATCTCAACGCCAACGACGTTGAGGCCGCCATGAAGATCGTCGAAGGTACCGCCCGCTCCATGGGCGTCACCGTCGAGTGATCTGACCCCACCCCCACAACACATCACTGGCAGGGGAGTGCTCCCCACACCAGAACTGGTGGACCGGTCTTCGGGACCGGCTGAAAGGAACCAGCATGAAGCACAGCAAGGCTTACCGCAGCGCCGCTGAGAAGCGCGACGACGCACAGCTCTACACCCCGGAAGAGGCTCTCCGCCTCGTTAAGGAGATGGCGTCGGCGAAGTTCGACGAGGCCATCGACGTCGCCGTCCGCCTGGGCGTCGACCCCCGTAAGGCAGACCAGATGGTCCGCGGCACGGTCAACCTTCCGCACGGCACTGGCAAGACGGCACGGGTCCTCGTCTTTGCCGCCGGTGAGAAGGCCGACGCAGCCCGCGAGGCCGGAGCCGACGAGGTCGGCACCGACGAGCTCGTCGAGAAGGTGGCCGGCGGCTACCTCGACTTCGACGCCGTCGTCGCCACCCCCGACATGATGGGCAAGGTCGGCCGCCTGGGCCGCGTGCTCGGCCCCCGCGGCCTCATGCCGAACCCGAAGACGGGCACGGTCACGATGGACGTGGCCAAGGCTGTCTCCGACATCAAGGGCGGCAAGATCGAGTTCCGAGTGGACCGTCACGCCAACCTGCAGTTCCTCATCGGGAAGGCGTCGTTCCCGCAGGAGCACCTCGTGGACAACTACTTCGCCGTGCTGGAGGAGATCCTGCGACTGAAGCCGTCGTCCTCGAAGGGCCGCTACCTGCGCAAGATCGCGGTGTCGGCGACGATGAGCCCGAGCGTCCACGTGGATCAGTCGGCCACGAAGCCGGCCGAGGACTGATCAGCAGCTCTCTGAACGGGGCGGGAACCATGGGTTCCCGCCCCGTTTTGTCTCTGGAGCCGGACATCTACCCGTGGCAGGGTGGAGGCATGAAGATCCTCCTCACCGCCTTCGAACCGTTCGGTGGAGACACCGTCAACGCCAGCCTCGACGTGGCGAGAGCCGTGCGGGACCTGTGGGCCGGACCGGGGGAGTTGGTCACCGCCACCCTGTCCGTCAGTTTCGAGCGGGCGCCCCGGGAACTGTTGACCGCAATCGAGGAGCAGCGCCCCGACGCTGTGGTCTGCCTCGGAGAGGCGGGCGGCCGCGATGTGGTCACCCCGGAACGGTGGGCTGGGGCCGTTGCCGATGCGCGCATCCCCGACAACGACGGTTCGCAACCCCGGATGCTGGCCCTCGATGACGGCCCGGACAGGATCGGATCACGCCTCGACACCGATGCCCTCGTGGTGGCGCTGGTCCGCGCAGGCACCCCTGCGCGCGCCTCCGACGACGCCGGTCGGTTCGTCTGCAACGCCGTCTACCGCGCCGTGTTGCGGCACTTCGAGGGCCCCGCCACCTTCATCCACGTCCCAGCCATCCGCCCAGATCACACGACCGCCCTGGTCGGGGCCGAGACGGATGAGGGCGGCTCGACCCGACGGGCGACGATATCGACGTCGGTCGTCGCCGCCGGTATCGCCGCTGCGCTGGCGGGTCTGCAGATCGCCCCCGGGTAGCCAGTTGGCGGGCGGTCCGCTCAGACTGGGCCACCGCCGCCCGGTGGGGTGCGGGGCCAGTAGCCTGGCGACCATGGGAACAGTGGATGTCAGCAGACACGGCAGCATCGCCGTCGTCACCCTCAACCAGCCGGGTAAGCGCAACGCGATGACCGACGACATGTGGCGGGCGGTGCCCACCGTCATGGCCGACCTCGACCGCGACGTCGACGTCACGGCGATCGTGTTGACGGGAGCGGGGGAGTCCTTCTGCGCCGGGTCGGACATCAGCAGTCTGGACGAGCTCGGCCACGCCGAATCGCCGGTCAACGCTGAGCTCGCGATAGCCCGCAGCCCCAAGCCTGTGGTCGCCGCGATCGAGGGCCCGTGCTTCGGAGGTGGGCTGGAGCTGGCCGTGGCCTGCGACCTGCGCATCGCGAGTGAGTCGGCCACGTTCTCCGTGCCGCCGGCCCGGCTCGGCATCGTCTACCCCGTGTCGGCCACCCAGCGCATGATTGATCTCATGGGCCCGGCCGTCACCAAGGAGATGCTGCTCACCGCCGTGCAGCTCGACGCGGCCAGAGCGCTCCGGGTCGGCCTCGTCAACCGGGTCGTGGACCACGGCAATGCTCTGCCCATCGCTCTGCAGCTGACCGAACACATGTCGGGGCTGTCCCAACTCACGATCCGTGCGTCGAAGGAGATCGTCGACGGTCTCGTCGCACGCGATCTCAGCGCTGAAACGGCGATCGCCTGGGTCTCCAGGGCCGCCACGGGACCGGACCTCGCCGAGGGGAAGCGCGCCTTCACCGAGCGCCGCGCCCCCGTCTTCTCCTGGCGTCCCGCCTAGCCGGCGCCCGTGCGGGAGGGAGAGTCGGCCCCGATCCGGGCGCGGGTGACCGCGCGGCTCGTAGTCTTGGTCGAGAAGTGTTCAACGACGAAGGAGACCCATGAGTACCGTCGCGACCGAGGGCAGCACACGAGGGCCGGCAGAGATAGTGCTGGTTCGTCACGGGGAATCGCTCGGCAACGTTGCGGACAGAGCGGCCATCGCCGCGAAGGCGCACCGGCTGGACCTGCCGGCCAACGACGAGATGATCGACCTCTCCGAGGAAGGGCAGCGGCAGGCGGACGCGCTGGGGCGACACCTCGGGAGGCTCCCCGCTGAGGAGCGTCCCACGGTCGTCATCAGTTCTCCCTACCAGAGGGCCCGCTCGACCGCCGAACGGGCCCTGGCAGGCCTGGACCTCGAGGTACTGCTGGACGAGCGCCTGCGCGAGCGCGAGTTGGGAATCTTCGACGGCGTCACGTGGTACGGCATCAAAGCTGATCACCCCGAGGAGTCCGACCGCCGTGATCGGGTCGGGAAGTTCTACTACCGGCCTCCGGGCGGGGAGTCATGGGCCGATGTGGTCTTGAGGATCCGCTCCCTGCTCGTCGAACTGCAGGCCCGCTACCCGGGCGAACGGGTGTGGCTCTTCAGTCATGAAGCCGTGATCCTCGCCTTCCGCTACGTCCTCGAGGGGCTGGAGGTCAGCCGCGTCCTCGCCCTCCAGAAGGAGGAGCCGATCGCCAACTGCTCCATGACCCGGTACGCGGACCGCGACGGGGCGCTCGAACTTCAGGCGCGCGACGACGTCAGCGCCATCGAGGACGAGTCCGCAGTAACCCGTGAACCCAGTCACGCGGAGGAGGGGGACCAGTGACTGAGACGACGGTCGTCACCACCGCGGTGCTGCGCGGGTGGGCGCTGCCCACCGAGCAGGACGACAAGGAGTCGCGCGGGCGCGCCCTTGTGGTGGGCGGAAGCGTCGCCAATCCAGGGGGCGCGCTGCTGGCCGCGCGCGCGGCCATGCGGTCCGGGGCGGGGAAGGTCCAGTTGGTGGTCCCCGAGCCGGTCGCTGTGGCGATGGCGGTCGCCATGCCCGAGGCCCTCGTCCGCGGTGCGCCGTGCACGCCCTCGGGAGATCTGTCCCCTGAGGCGGCCGCGATCGTGGAGGAGTACGCGCAGCGCGCCGACGCGGTGCTGATCGGCCCAGGGATGCTTGATCCCGACGTCGCGTCAGCGACGGTTGCCGCCGTGGCGTCGTCGCTCAGAGGCACAATCGTGATGGATGCGC containing:
- a CDS encoding histidine phosphatase family protein, which codes for MSTVATEGSTRGPAEIVLVRHGESLGNVADRAAIAAKAHRLDLPANDEMIDLSEEGQRQADALGRHLGRLPAEERPTVVISSPYQRARSTAERALAGLDLEVLLDERLRERELGIFDGVTWYGIKADHPEESDRRDRVGKFYYRPPGGESWADVVLRIRSLLVELQARYPGERVWLFSHEAVILAFRYVLEGLEVSRVLALQKEEPIANCSMTRYADRDGALELQARDDVSAIEDESAVTREPSHAEEGDQ
- a CDS encoding enoyl-CoA hydratase/isomerase family protein codes for the protein MGTVDVSRHGSIAVVTLNQPGKRNAMTDDMWRAVPTVMADLDRDVDVTAIVLTGAGESFCAGSDISSLDELGHAESPVNAELAIARSPKPVVAAIEGPCFGGGLELAVACDLRIASESATFSVPPARLGIVYPVSATQRMIDLMGPAVTKEMLLTAVQLDAARALRVGLVNRVVDHGNALPIALQLTEHMSGLSQLTIRASKEIVDGLVARDLSAETAIAWVSRAATGPDLAEGKRAFTERRAPVFSWRPA
- the rplA gene encoding 50S ribosomal protein L1, which gives rise to MKHSKAYRSAAEKRDDAQLYTPEEALRLVKEMASAKFDEAIDVAVRLGVDPRKADQMVRGTVNLPHGTGKTARVLVFAAGEKADAAREAGADEVGTDELVEKVAGGYLDFDAVVATPDMMGKVGRLGRVLGPRGLMPNPKTGTVTMDVAKAVSDIKGGKIEFRVDRHANLQFLIGKASFPQEHLVDNYFAVLEEILRLKPSSSKGRYLRKIAVSATMSPSVHVDQSATKPAED